CCTTCTTTGGGTGCGAGTGGCGCGATCGCTGGCGTGATGGGTGCATACATTATCCGCTTCCCCACGGCTGAGGTGTTAACATTAATTCCTTTAGGATTTTACTTTCCAGCAGTGCGACTTCCCGCGTTTTACTTTCTCGGTTTTTGGTTTCTCCAACAAGCTGCTTATGGCGTCGCCAGTTTAGAAGCCCGCATCAATATTGGTATGGAAAGCGGTGGTATTGCCTATTGGGCGCACGCTGGTGGTTTCGTTTTTGGAGCGATTTTAGGTCCAATCTTAGGTCTATTTAAGGACGATTCGCAGCAAGAATATCTCTAAGTACAGAATGTAAAGGGAAAACATTTTCCTTTTACTTCTGCCATCTAACTTTGTAATAAAATTATGTAGGATAGCTTTAAAATTTAGCATTCATTGTTGTTCAGTTGGAGAGAAAATACGATTACAACTGCCTAAAGATTGAATCACAAACAAAATTGACTGTAAAAAGACATCCTTGAAAATAACAAAGCATTGAGCTTTTAGTTATTATGAATAACTAGTGGTGGTAAAGCGGCAGACGATACATTAGCATTTGTATTTGACGAATAGGAAGCAAATCTGTGGTACCACTGCGAGATAATAACCCAACATCGATCACTCCCTACGTAACGTATGCGCTAGTTGGCGCAAATATATTTATTTTTTTATATCAAATTACGCTGTCACCGCAAGAATTACAAGCGTTTTTCAATCGGGCAGCAGTCGTGCCATGTCAACTATCAGCAACCTGTCCGGTTCCTGTTAATCAAGGAATTCCCGAATGGTTGACTTTGGTGACATCACAATTTTTACACGGAGGTCTCCTGCATTTAGGAGGCAATATGTTATTTTTGTGGGTTTTTGGTAACAACATTGAAGACCGCTTAGGTCATATCAAATTTCTTATTTTCTACCTCAGTTGTGGTGTTTTAGCAGCATTAACGCAGTGGTATTTTTCGCAAAATTCTACGACTCCGATGCTAGGGGCGAGTGGGGCGATCGCCGGAGTCATGGGCGCGTATATTCTCCGCTATCCTAAAGCTCAAGTATTAACTTTAATTCCTATCGGGTTTTTCATCACGACATTCCGCATTCCTGCGTATTTCTTTTTAGGATTTTGGTTTGTCCAACAAGCATTTTACGGTTTAGCTAGCTTACCTGCACGCACTAACATAGGAATGGAAGGCGGCGGTGTTGCCTACTGGGCGCACGCTGGTGGTTTCGTATTCGGCGCAATTTTAGGTCCGATGTTGGGTTTAATGCGGCGCGATTAACGCAATAAGTATGCCAGCCAGCCAGTAGGGGTAAGGCAAGCCTTACCCCTCTAACCCCATTCATAACAGAAATTATTCGCAATTGCATTCAGACAACACGAACAAATGAACGCCAATCGCACAAAGGAAATTGCCAGCATTGTCGAAAAACGCCGTCCTTTAGCCAATAAAATCGCGACAACAGCAGCAAATTTAGAAACGCTTTCGCAAACACTACAAAATCTCGAAGCGCATCGCCAACACATTCTCGCGCAAGTAGATGATGTCAATAGCTGGGGACGTTTGCAAGAAATTGATTTAGCATCGATACAGAATAACATTGCCGTAGAATTACAAACACTGGCACAACTTCAGCAGCGTTTCGCACGGAATACATTAAATATTGGCGTAGTAGGACGCGCCCGCCAAGGAAAAAGTCGATTACTGCAAAGTTTAACCGGACTTACCGCCGCCGAAATTCCTGATGGCGATCGCCAGCATTGTACAGGTGTACGCAGTACAATTCATCACAATCTGAGCCTGGATATTTACGGTGAAGTATGGTTTCATTCAGAGCGATCGTTTTTGGATGAAGTGATCGCGCCTTATTACGAACAACTACGCTTAGGCGCTAAACCAATTACACTTACCGAGTTTACGAGTAAACCACTACCACCCTTACCGCGCGAACTTCCTGGATATGCTGAACCAGGCGCGATGTACGAACATTTAGGGAGATATCACGCCAATATTGACAAGTACCGTCACTTATTGCGATCGCCTTCGCCGCGTAGAATCTCTAGAGAAGAAATTCGCGAATACGTTGCACAAGATACCATTGATGGTCAGCGCCTATTTTTCAATTATCTTGCCGTTCGTGAAGTAAAAATCGTCTGTAACTTCCCGCACGCGGATGTGGGACAAATTGCCTTAGTTGATATGCCAGGATTAGGCGATACAGGCGTTGGTGATGCGGAAAGACTCGTCAAAACGCTGGGAAACGATGTCGATGTGGTGTTGTTTGTGCGAATGCCCAAATCCTCCGGCGACTACTGGGCGGATGTCGATGTCCGGTTGTATGATACGGCACGCGCAGCGTTAGTTGACTTGCCACTCGAATTGTGGTCATTTATGGTGCTAAATCGCACCGCCGCTGACTCGAAAAACGGCGATAACTTCAACAACTGCAAAGACTTAGCCGACACGCTAGCTGAAAAACACATTAAGGTAGTTGATTGTGTTATTGCTAATTGTGCCGATTCTGCGGCTGCAAACCAAGTTTTAGATCAAATTCTTGACTACCTGGCAGCGCATATTACAACTTTAGATGAGAAGTATGCAACATCTTGCCAAGAGCGAGTCATGCGGCTTCAAAACACAGTAAATATTGAGTTAGAAAAAGCAAATAAAGCTTTAGCACTAGCGGTAGGTGAGAATTGGTTTCCTTTGTTTGTTGAGTTGTTTGAGCAATTGTGGGATGAATTAACAAGTGGTTTAGAAGCACTGCTACGACATCTGAAAGCGCAACGCAACGAACAAAACAGTGATTTTAAACAACAAGTCGCCACAGCAATTGCGGCGTGTCGTCAGGATACCGGAATTCCGAGTATCGAGCAAATTGAAAAACGACGAGATCGCACAGGTGGTTATCCGAATGCTTACTACCAGTATTTGCACGAAATTCGCGCACATCTATCGCAGCATTTTTTAGCTTTGGATGTTGGTTTACAGCGATCGCTAACGCGGGTAAAGTCACAAGTTGCTGATGTGTTAATTCATCAAGCGCGGTTAGGTGGTATAACTTCTGCAACAGGTGTGGAATTTCTACAAGAAATTGCGCAGCAGCTACCTGATACTTTACCTACATTGAAACTGGGATTTGAAATCTTGGCAGAGTTTGAGATTTCTTATCGCGGATTGATTCAACATCGAATTCGCAAGCGCTTAGATGGGTTAACTCCTGATGAAACAACGTTACAACTTTCTAAATCGCCTGCGGCTAAAGAAATTTTATCTAACTTAAAAACTCTTCATGCAGAAGCGGTGTATGGCTGCGAGACGGCGTTAGAAGACTTACTCAGCGAACCAAGTTTAGCAGCGTTTGCGATTGTGGAAGAGTTTGTTGATCGCATTCTTCGCGCAGAAGGGGCAAAATCAGAATGGCGGATTTTTTTGGAAGAAGCAAGGGCGGAAGTTTGGCAAGCGGAATTTATGGCTTTAGGCGATCGCACGCGACTGCGACGGGAATGGTTTGATGCGATCGCGCACGCTACGGCGGCGAATCGATCGAAGGCGATGCAGTTTTTGGGGTAAAGTGGAGGCGATTGAGACGAACCACAGAGGCGCAGAGGGCACGGAGGAAAGAGATAAGGAGAGTTTTTTTGTTTGAGTCTGAGTATCGTGGGTATAGGGGAAAGATGAGGGTTGATGCACGAAATTAAAATTACGATGTTGGGTCCTAGTGGGGTGGGTAAAACGACTTTACTGACTGCAATTTATGAGCAATTTGAAAGTAATATTGGTAAAACGAATTTACAGCTTACTCCTGATGAAGAAAGTTCGGCAATTCTGCAAGAAAGGTTAGTGGAACTGAAGACTTTACTTGACGATTTTGAAGCAACTGGGGGAATTCAAGGAACCGAAGGCGAACCGGAAGAGTTGCGATCGTTTATCTTTGGTTTAGGGCAAAAAGGTCAAAAACCTTCTTTACAATTACATTTTCAAGATTATCCTGGTGGCTATCATGCGGCAAAAGCTACGCCAGAAAAAAAGCAATTTGTCAAGAGTTTACTGACTGATTGTGTCGCGGTTCTCATTGCAATTGATGCACCTGCGTTGATGGAACAAAATGGTAAATGGCATGAATTTATTAATCGCCCGCAGCAAATGACAGATTTATTCAAAACGGCGTATCAAGATTTAGATTCACCAAGATTAGTCATATTTGCGCCAGTAAAATGTGAAAAATATCTCCAAAGCAAAACCTCTGCTAAAGAACTTTTGCAACGCGTCAAAGAAGGATATAGCAAACTTATTGACTTATTTAACTCAGCCAATCTACTTCCTAAAGTTGCTGCGGTGGTGACTCCGGTACAAACAGTCGGTAGCGTCGTTTTTTCCAGAATTGATACGAACAATAGTACACCACATTTTCGCTTCCGTAAAATTAGCCATGATGCCGTTTATAATCCGCAAAATAGTGAACAACCATTAAGATACTTATTGCGGTTTATCTTAAAGTTGCATATCGATACGCGATCGCGTAATTGGGGACTATTCAGTTTCCTCCGCGACTGGCTAGGAAGAGATTATCACCTGAAGCAAGCTGTGAGTCAATTCGCCAGTGAATGTAAAACAAACAACGGCTTCGCCCTACTTCAAGGAGAAGAACTGTTAAAAATTAGTTAAAACCTCTAAAATCTCTCTCTATCTCTTTCCTTCGCGACCTCTGAGCCTCTATAGTTTGTTTTACAAAATCCTATTTACATAAGTAAGTGGGTAAAAATAAACATAACTTAAGGGCAGGTATTTGGTAACTGGTCATTGGTCATTGGAAAGAGTCTCTATTACCCATTACCTGACAAATGTTACGTGTGATATTTAATTATGTCCACCTACTCATTAGATATTATGAACTATGAATATCTACATTCAAAGTCGCGGTGTTGCTCCAGACGATGATTATTGCTGGCAACCCGAAGTCCCGAATATTCTCAAAAGAAATCGCATCAATGACTTAATTCAAAGCGAATCACCGTCAGTAATTCTAGCGCGTTTTAATAGCACTCTCCTCCTACTCATCACTAGCTTAGAATCAAGCGAAAGAAAAGATTTTCAAGGACGCATAATCCGAAATTCTGTTGCTTGGGTAGGAGAAGATACAGAAGTAAATGAAAAAAAGTTACGCGCGCTCGCATCGTGTGCTTTACGCGATGAACTGCGAGAAAATTTAAGAGTAGAAATTGACAATGCTGTTACTTTTAGTAGTAACAATGGTTTTCAAGTCAACTTCGATGCACTAAATGATTTAGCAATTGAAGAAGTTATTAGCGTACACAACTTTCCCGCCAATTTAGATAAAAAACTTGGCAAAAATTCAAAACAGCAACGCGACGAACTCGCCTACGAACTCGAACAACACAATTTACCAAAAGAAAATGCGCCCTTACTTGTTGTCACCGGTATTAAATCTGAATCAACTTTAATTGCAGCCGGAGTGTGGCGGGGATTATCTAATCTTGTGCAAACAGGAGGATGGAAAGATCCTTATAAAAAAAGTTCCACGGCCGAAAAAACAATTACGAGCAGTAACTCGAAAAATCAGAAAAACAATAACTTAGTTTTACTTATTTTATTACTCGCAGGCATCGTGCTCGCTATCCTACTTATACTTCTAATTGCCGAAACCAACCTCCAGCTACAACCGGAAATGAAACTTACCCCTCAATCAAAAATGTAATCAATAGCATCAATCACAAACGCCCTCCCGCTAAAGTCGGGGCTAGCCAAACAAAGTGTACAAAGTTACACTTCAGGGTTCGTTTAGCTGCGAATTTATTCATCAAGCATTCATTCAGGAGGTATAGCAGTCTTGTTGGAATAGTTAGGACATTGAAGGTACGAATAACCATTACCCCGACTCATTTTCAAGCCTAACCTCTGACCTCTGCTATATAATGTTGACTTTGCGTCTAGTTAGGTTTGTTCACTCTTTATAGGCGTATATCTAACCAACCAACGGTGTAACCCCAGCACGACAACCGCAAGCGGTACCATCAATACAGGAATAATTTCTAACCCAGCCCAGTCCGCAATCCAACCAATAAGTGTTGGAATCGTCGCCGCACCCAAACTGGCGACGCTAGTAATAAACCCAATAGCCGCTGGCACCATACTAGAAGAAACTCGCTGCGGCATCAACCAAATCGTTGCAGGAAAAATTGGCGCGAGTGCAAAACCAATCACAGGTAAACTGAATAACTGATTTGGTAACAACCACCAAGCAATTAAACCGATTGTCAACAACGCGATCGCTAAATCCATTGTGCGAATTGCACCCCAACGCGCGACAAAACGCCCCATAATCAAGCGTCCAATTGTTAACCCTAACCAATACGCAGTAACGCTGTAACCCGCAACGACTTCGGGTGTTCCGCGACTTAAACTTTGAACACTATAAGCCCAGTTACCTAAAGAGGCTTCTGTACCAACATAAACAAGTAATAAGATCCCTGCGACTAAGACGGCGGGTGTTCTCAATGCTAGTTTAAGACTTGCTCTTGCATCGGTATCCTGCGCAATAACGCGCTTAGCCATCGGCTGATAGTTAGAGACAACCGCCCACAACATCCCAATCACAGTAACTCCGACAATTGCAGTGATGTGCAAATAGATGCGTCGCCAGTTCATTCCGAAAGCGAGAAGTGTTGTCGCTAACGCAGGACCAAGTAATGCACCAACACCATAGAATGCGTGTAACAAGCCCATGATATTTGCGTTACGCTGATTGGCAATGTAGGTGTTGAGTCCAGCATCAATGAATCCAATTCCTAATCCTAAAAACGTTCCCGCCGCAACCATAATATGCCAACGTGGAGCGATCGCATAAATGACTAACGCACTCGTTAGCGTCACTGACGCCATCAACAACATCCGCGCTAATCCGATGCGGCTAGCTAGCAAACTACTAGAAAATGCCGCAACCATGTAACCGCTGACTTGACTGAGAAATAAAAATGTTACCGTCGCTGGAGTAAGATTATAAGCAGTCAAGATTGAGGGTAATAAGACTCCGAGTCCTCCCTCTGCAATTCCAATTGCAATAAAAGCGTAAAAGGCAAGCGCAATTCCGATCCACCCTGGAGGACGCATAAAATTTTAAATTCAACTTGTAACCCTGACAGGATAACAGGATACACAACTCAGGTAGTGAGCGGTATTTGCTGCTGACACAAAGTGCAATTTTCTGGGGACATTGCATCCATACCTTGAAGTGAAATTAAGACTTCGGTACGACAAGATAAATCAATATTAAATAGTCCTTTAGTTGCAACGAGTCCAACACCTACAGGTTCAGCACTCGCTTGACGCGCGATCGCGAGCAATTGTTTTGCAGTACCTCCGGTGGTCGTGATGTCATCGACGACTAAAACTCGTGCCCCAACAGGAAAAGCAAAACCTTCAATTAACTTATAAGTACCTGATTTTTCGCAGGCGATCGCAACTTCTACTCCTAAATGCTTCGCGACTTCAAAAGCTAAAATACTTCCAGCTTCGTTTGCACCTAAAACATAATCAATGTTCTCATTCGCAAAACGGTGAGCGATTTCTGCAAAAATAATCTCAGCAGCTTGGGGGTAGCGTAACAGTTTGATGCAACGAAAAAATCGAGACGCATGAAGTCCACTCGCCAACTGAAAATGTCCGGTTTGCAGTGCTTCTGTCTTTTCAATAAGTTGGGCGATCGCTTGTTCTGACATTGGTAAAAGGTGAGAAAAACAAGACGCTTAGCGACTTCAGTCGCAGCTAAAAAACCCTGTCCACCTCCGTGGACTTCATCACATCAGGGTTGTGTAAATTTGGTGATTGATCGTGCATTTTACCTGCAACGAGTTGACCAGATTTGAAGACAGCTAATCGTGTTGCTTGATGGAGAATTGCTTCAGAAATTGAGTAAGCATCGAAAACAACTAGATCTGCTGCATGACCAAGTTTAATTCCATAGGGCAACCGTAACATTTTAGCGGCGTTATCTGAAATTGTTTGCCATAGTCGTTCCAAGTCTCGATTTGCCATATATCCTGTCAGCTGGGCCAGCAACAATAAAGCTTTAAGTAAATCTGCATCGCCATAACGCACAAACGGATCGCGCAAGTTATCTGTTCCACAAACAACATTGACTCCTGCTTCGAGAAGTTCAGCAACTCGCGTTAACTTAATCCGCGTTGGTAGCACGGTGACTGAAATTTCAGCGTTTTTCACTAGTTCAATCGCAGCTTGGGCTTGACTGTTGGAAACATACGCCAGCGAAGCAATATGTGAAACTGCAACTCGCCCTTGATAGTTATGTTCAATCGTTTTCTGCGCGACATACGGTAGTGTAAATGCTTCCACGCCATCCCAGTTATCGAGATGTAAATCGAGATCGCAGTCGTAGCGCAGTGCAAAATCAAATAACGCATCAACTTGCGCTTCGGGACTCGATGACCATAAACCCTGATTGACATTACCGCCAATCACTTTAATACCACGTTGCAGCGCTTGTTCGACATATGACCCTGCACCCGACTCTAGTGTATTGGGAACTGCAAACCATCCTTCTTGCGGAAAAGCAACCAATTGAATATCAATTTGATGCGCCAGCGATCGCTGTACGTTCAACAATCCTTCTACCGCCCGCAACTCGACAAATCTATCCGCTTCCACATTTGTGCGAATTGCGGTTGTTCCTGCTGCGAGACTCCACTGCAAAGCTTGCGTGGCGCGCTGTTCGACATCTGTAACTGTAAAGCGTGACTTTAACTGTCGTACAGCTTGAATCGCTGTCGCTAGTCCGTTTTGAGCAAAAACATCTCCTACAGACTCGGCGGTCAAAGCTTTGTCAAGGTGCGTGTGTGCATCAACTAAACCTGGAGTTAGAAGTTTGCCATCAAGATGCCAAACTTTTTGAGCATCAAGGCGATTGCCTTCCACAACTGCAACAATCTTACCTTCTGCCACGCCAACGCACCATCGCCCCTCACGATCTGGCAAAGTCGCATTAGTAAACGCGTTATCTAGATCTGCCACGCATGTATCCTTACAATTGCTCTTTGTTCTTGAGGTGGTAAAAAGCTGTCATTAAATACTTCTTCTGCTGTCGGAACTTGAGCCAAACCAAAGCCTTCTGCAACTTGTTCTAGCGTTTTTTGCAATCGTGCTTGATCGACACCACCCACACCATTTTGCTCTACTTCTGGACTAACATACAGCGAATCTAAAGCAATTTGCAGTCGTTCGCGTTCTTGTGTTTGATCCATCAATCCATCTTCGCTGAGATTCATCACCGCAGCTAAACCTTCATCAGGATTTCTAATCGTATCTTGTAAGCCGCGCAGATACGCACTGACAAATGCCCTCACTAATTCTGGATTTTGCTGCGCAAAAGATTCGCGCACAATCAATGCATTACCGTAAAGATCCAAACCATGATCCGCATAAAGAAAAGTATTGAGGCGATCAGGACCATAACCTAGCTTATTTAAAGGTGGTAAACTTGAAATGTTGAAACAAGAAATTGCATCAAATTCTCCTTGAACCAAAAGTGCTTCGCGTAGTCTTGGCTCAACATTATTCCAAGTGACAGAATCGGGATTAACTCCTGTTGCTTGAGCAAAAACAGGCCAAAGCCGCCTTGCCGCATCACCCGCAGGGGCTGCTAATCGCTTGCCTTCAAGTTGTTGGGGAGAGGAAATTCCAGCATTATCAAGAGCGACGATTGCAAACGGCGAACGGTTATACTTTATTGCTACAGCAACCAATTTATCGTTTGGGTTCTTTTGGTTGAACTCCATCATAGAGTACATATCACCTTCTCCGATGTCATAGACACCGCTGGCAATCTTGTTAATTGAGTCTGCCGATCCATAACCCCGATCAAATCTGACTGCAATTCCCTCTTCAGCAAAGTATCCCTTCTCTATTGCCATTGCTAATGGTGCGTCAACTGCTTGCAATAACCAAGATAAGGTAAAGCGCACCTCGCGTAACTCGCGATTTGGATTATTGACTGCTGTTTGTGCTGTTGTCGGAGGCTGAGACGTTGTTTGATTAGCGCAGCTACCAAGATATACTGCTGATCCGGCAACTAATGCAAGTGCAATAAATTTTGTCCCAAGCTTCGGCATGATTGTCTTGCTCATAACTATTTTATCTTTGCAACGATTTGAAACGAAGCTACATAAAGATGTCAATGAATTTATCGTTCACAACCGTGACTAGAAATAATCGATCATATATGATATATAAAACCTGGATGTTCACAATTTAACTGTAAGCATCGCTACAAAAACTGCGTACAAAGGAGCGAACCTTGATCGCAAAGCTACACTTTCCAACCATCACAGGAATTCCACGCACGACGCAAGCGAGTGTTACAGATTATTTACGAAAAGCAATTCTTTCGGGAGAGTTACCTGCGGGTACTCGTCTTGTGCAAGCAGAATTATCGCAAGTACTTAATGTGAGTGTTACTCCGATCCGCGAAGCACTCCGCGAACTGAGTACGCAAGGTTTAGTTGACTTAGATGCCTTTCGCGGTGCTGTAGTGCACGCGCCAACGCTGGCAGAATTAGAAGAAATCTTTGAGATTCGTAGGGCGTTGCTACCATTAAGTATTCAAAGAGGAGTACATGCGATTACCGTGCAAGAGATCGAGCAAGCTGAACTCTTGTTAGCACAAATGGAAGTAGAAGGCGATCGCCCGCGATGGGTAGAACTAAATCGCCAATTTCACGATTTGCTGTATCAAGCAGACCGCAGTTTGCATTTAAAAACTTTACTACAACGTCTATCAGATATTGCAGCGATTTATATCAATTTATCTTTTGCCGAAAGACCATTACAAAAAGAATCAGCCGAGAAAGAACACCGCGAACTTTTAGAAGCATATCGTAGTAAAGATGCGGCGCGGGCGATAAATATATCTCTCAATCACATCAATTCAACGTTAGAAGCCGCACGAAAAGTTTTACAAAGTCACCAATAAGTACATTATGAACACTTCGACTTCGCAACAGTGGATTGATGTTGGCGTCTTTCGCTTACCAATGTCTGCACCAGAAGATGTGAGTGGCTTACAACATCTTTTAGAAACACAGCAAATTCAAGCCGCAGATATTGTAGCGATTATTGCCCAAACCGAAGGTACAGGATACGCACGCGGTTATGCATCTTTGTGTCTGCAACTATTGCTGTCGCAGTATCTGCAAATTTCTGTGGAAGATGTTTTCCACCGCATTCCGATGATGATGATTGGGTTATGTGGTGGCTTGATGAGTCCGCATTATACGATATTTACACGCAAAGCAGTTGCTGCACCTTCCGCACCTCCTCAAGAAAAACGATTAGCTGTAGGAATAGCAGATACTCGCGTGTTGCTACCTGAAGAATACGGCACCATGACGCAAGTCGAGTTAGTAGCCGAAGCCGTAGAAGCCGCGATCGCCCAAGCCGGAATAAGTTCGTTAAACGACGTTCATTGCGTTGAAATCAAGTGTCCCGCGATGACTTTAGCGCGGCTACAAGATGCTGAAAAGCGTAGGGTGAAGGTTGTGAATACTAATCTCAATCAAGCAAGTTCAATGGCAAAGGGTGCGTGTGCGTTGGGTATTGGTTTGGCTTTAAAAGAAATACCTCAAGAAAAACTAGACGATCGCGCGATTAACTCAAATCACGCACTCTACACAAATCGTGGTTCGGTTTCTGCTGGCGGAGAACAATCGGCGTGTCGCGTTTTAGTGATGGGTAACTCAGAGTTTTCCGCAAGTCGCTATCGCGTCGGAAGTGGAGTAATGCAGGATCAGTTGGATACAACTGGGGTATATGCAGCATTGAAATCCGCAGGGTTAAATTGTCAGATTCCGCTAACAACAGATCAACAAAACAAGATTACGCAAGTCTTTGTGAACTGTGGTGCAGATGCAGTAACTGCGGTGGGCAATCGCCGTCATACAATGCACAGTGATTTTCTAGCAGGCTATACCGGAATTATGGCAAAAGCGGTAGCAAATGCGATCGTTGCTTCGGTAGTTGGCGATACGATGATTCTGGCGTCGGCGGGGAACGAACATCAAGGTGCGCGAGGTAGTAATTTGGTGGCAGCGATCGTTGATGCAGGAACAATGCAGTGCCTTGCCCATTAAATTAATACAGTTGACAAGGAAGTAAAAATATGTATTTGCGTCAAACACGCGAGTTAACTCATCAAGGGGCGATGGTGGTATTGCAAGGGGCGATCGCCAAAGCTGAAGAAATGGGCGTACCGCAGTGTATTGCGATTGTGGATACTGGGGGAAATTTATTGGCGTTTGTGCGGATGGATGGCGCGAAGATTTTGAGTCAAATTTCGGCAACGCAAAAAGCCGTGACGGCAGTTTCTTCGCGAGTACCGACAGGGGGAGTTGCACAAGATGTCGAAATCAAACTGGCATTGGCAACGGCGGGACAGTTAACGAATCTAAAAGGTGGAGTTCCCATTACAATCAATGAGCAAATCGTTGGGGCAATCGGTGTGGGTTCGGGGACTGGACAACAAGATGTCGAAGTCGCTTTAGCTGGTATCGCTGCGTTACAGGCGCTCATGTAATAGTTATGAAAGTAGAAGTTTACAAAATTCCGCAAAATAGTCCTGATGACTTATCGCAACTTGATGCTTTGATTCATAGCGGTAAGATCGATCCGAATAAAATTGTGGCAATTCTTGGTAAAACCGAGGGTAACGGTTGCGTTAATGATTTTACACGCGGGTTTGCAATCCAAACGCTGAAAACTTATCTACGCGACAAAGTGAATCTTGAAGTTGCACAACGCATTGTTTATATGATGTCGGGTGGTACTGAGGGAGTTTTGAGTCCGCACCTGAATATTTTTACACGAGACGAGCAAGAAGGAGTGCAACGCTGGGGGCTAGCAATTGGAATTAGGCGGACACGGGACTTTTTACCAACCGAGATTGGTACGCTTGCAATGGTCGAGGAAGTGGCAGCAGGAGTAGAAGCGGCGATCACAGATGCAAAATTAAATAAATCAGATGTTCATTTTGTGCAAATTAAATGCCCGTTGATCGTTTCCACGCAACAGGTTAAAGCAAGTAACAGCTATCAATCGATGGCATATTCGCGCGGGGCGTCTGCCTTAGGCGTGGCTGTGGCGATGGGGGAGATTGATCTTGAGCAAATAACAGCAACGGATATTTGTGCAAACTATGCTTTGTATTCTAGAGTTGCTTCGACTTCAGCAGGAGTGGAGTTGCGTAACTGTGAAATTATCGTATTGGGTAACTCTCACCAATCAACAAGCAGCTTTGTCATTGGACACAGTGTCATGCAACACGCGTTGGATCGCGAGGCAATTTGTCAAGCAGTAAGTAGTACAAACCAACCGATAGAACGTATTGTCAATATATTTGCTAAAGCTGAGGCTGATCCTTCGGGATTTATTTTAGGACGCCGACACACGATGTTAGACGATTCAGATATCAACCATACCCGCATGGCAAGGGCAGTTGTTGGGACGATTGCGGCTTCTGTGGTGCAAGACCCTATGGTATATGTTTCCGGTGGAAGCGAACATCAAGGTCCTCCTGGTGGTGGTCCTGTCGCGGCGATCGCATTTTGTGGACACGATTAGTAAAGTGTACTGCCAGTAGTAAACAGTTGCAATTGTGGCAGAAACAGTAACACAGGTAGTGTTTCAATACTCAATGGTTTACCCTGTTCTGTGTTTATTTGCTTGATATACAGGCGTACAACTAACAGTACGCTTTTCCTGTTTTTCAATTAATTTCACCAAGTAACCTGTTTTCCGGCGCTTTTGGTATCCTATTGTGCCAATGGTGCATTTATCTGCT
The genomic region above belongs to Chroogloeocystis siderophila 5.2 s.c.1 and contains:
- a CDS encoding rhomboid family intramembrane serine protease, with protein sequence MVPLRDNNPTSITPYVTYALVGANIFIFLYQITLSPQELQAFFNRAAVVPCQLSATCPVPVNQGIPEWLTLVTSQFLHGGLLHLGGNMLFLWVFGNNIEDRLGHIKFLIFYLSCGVLAALTQWYFSQNSTTPMLGASGAIAGVMGAYILRYPKAQVLTLIPIGFFITTFRIPAYFFLGFWFVQQAFYGLASLPARTNIGMEGGGVAYWAHAGGFVFGAILGPMLGLMRRD
- a CDS encoding Rab family GTPase, whose amino-acid sequence is MHEIKITMLGPSGVGKTTLLTAIYEQFESNIGKTNLQLTPDEESSAILQERLVELKTLLDDFEATGGIQGTEGEPEELRSFIFGLGQKGQKPSLQLHFQDYPGGYHAAKATPEKKQFVKSLLTDCVAVLIAIDAPALMEQNGKWHEFINRPQQMTDLFKTAYQDLDSPRLVIFAPVKCEKYLQSKTSAKELLQRVKEGYSKLIDLFNSANLLPKVAAVVTPVQTVGSVVFSRIDTNNSTPHFRFRKISHDAVYNPQNSEQPLRYLLRFILKLHIDTRSRNWGLFSFLRDWLGRDYHLKQAVSQFASECKTNNGFALLQGEELLKIS
- a CDS encoding MFS transporter, with amino-acid sequence MRPPGWIGIALAFYAFIAIGIAEGGLGVLLPSILTAYNLTPATVTFLFLSQVSGYMVAAFSSSLLASRIGLARMLLMASVTLTSALVIYAIAPRWHIMVAAGTFLGLGIGFIDAGLNTYIANQRNANIMGLLHAFYGVGALLGPALATTLLAFGMNWRRIYLHITAIVGVTVIGMLWAVVSNYQPMAKRVIAQDTDARASLKLALRTPAVLVAGILLLVYVGTEASLGNWAYSVQSLSRGTPEVVAGYSVTAYWLGLTIGRLIMGRFVARWGAIRTMDLAIALLTIGLIAWWLLPNQLFSLPVIGFALAPIFPATIWLMPQRVSSSMVPAAIGFITSVASLGAATIPTLIGWIADWAGLEIIPVLMVPLAVVVLGLHRWLVRYTPIKSEQT
- a CDS encoding orotate phosphoribosyltransferase gives rise to the protein MSEQAIAQLIEKTEALQTGHFQLASGLHASRFFRCIKLLRYPQAAEIIFAEIAHRFANENIDYVLGANEAGSILAFEVAKHLGVEVAIACEKSGTYKLIEGFAFPVGARVLVVDDITTTGGTAKQLLAIARQASAEPVGVGLVATKGLFNIDLSCRTEVLISLQGMDAMSPENCTLCQQQIPLTT
- a CDS encoding amidohydrolase family protein, whose product is MADLDNAFTNATLPDREGRWCVGVAEGKIVAVVEGNRLDAQKVWHLDGKLLTPGLVDAHTHLDKALTAESVGDVFAQNGLATAIQAVRQLKSRFTVTDVEQRATQALQWSLAAGTTAIRTNVEADRFVELRAVEGLLNVQRSLAHQIDIQLVAFPQEGWFAVPNTLESGAGSYVEQALQRGIKVIGGNVNQGLWSSSPEAQVDALFDFALRYDCDLDLHLDNWDGVEAFTLPYVAQKTIEHNYQGRVAVSHIASLAYVSNSQAQAAIELVKNAEISVTVLPTRIKLTRVAELLEAGVNVVCGTDNLRDPFVRYGDADLLKALLLLAQLTGYMANRDLERLWQTISDNAAKMLRLPYGIKLGHAADLVVFDAYSISEAILHQATRLAVFKSGQLVAGKMHDQSPNLHNPDVMKSTEVDRVF
- a CDS encoding ABC transporter substrate-binding protein; its protein translation is MPKLGTKFIALALVAGSAVYLGSCANQTTSQPPTTAQTAVNNPNRELREVRFTLSWLLQAVDAPLAMAIEKGYFAEEGIAVRFDRGYGSADSINKIASGVYDIGEGDMYSMMEFNQKNPNDKLVAVAIKYNRSPFAIVALDNAGISSPQQLEGKRLAAPAGDAARRLWPVFAQATGVNPDSVTWNNVEPRLREALLVQGEFDAISCFNISSLPPLNKLGYGPDRLNTFLYADHGLDLYGNALIVRESFAQQNPELVRAFVSAYLRGLQDTIRNPDEGLAAVMNLSEDGLMDQTQERERLQIALDSLYVSPEVEQNGVGGVDQARLQKTLEQVAEGFGLAQVPTAEEVFNDSFLPPQEQRAIVRIHAWQI